One part of the Acidobacteriota bacterium genome encodes these proteins:
- a CDS encoding carbohydrate-binding family 9-like protein, with product MRRALLSLALLTTFSIALTAQVAPKEYVCQHATGKITIDGKLNEAAWRKAPATDLFVDIEGDTKPRPRFATRAKMLWDDQYFYISAELDEPHVWGTLTKRDSVIFQDNDFEVFIDPNGDRDEYYELEINALNTVWDLFLPKPYRDGGKAQDGWDIVGLKTAVQIRGTLNHPRDTDKGWTVEMALPWQALGEYAHKPAPPAEGDQWRINFSRVEWQHEIVDGKYRKVANTKEDNWVWSPQGVIDMHRPEKWGYVRFTTASTSKSKKERQ from the coding sequence ATGCGAAGAGCGCTCTTGTCACTGGCACTACTCACCACTTTCAGCATCGCCTTGACCGCGCAGGTCGCGCCCAAAGAATACGTTTGCCAACACGCCACCGGCAAAATCACCATTGACGGCAAACTCAACGAAGCAGCCTGGCGCAAAGCCCCGGCCACTGACCTTTTCGTAGACATCGAAGGCGACACCAAACCGCGCCCGCGTTTTGCCACGCGCGCCAAGATGTTGTGGGACGATCAATACTTTTACATCAGCGCTGAACTCGACGAACCGCATGTGTGGGGCACGCTGACCAAACGCGATTCCGTCATCTTTCAGGATAACGACTTCGAGGTTTTCATTGACCCAAACGGTGACCGCGACGAGTACTACGAATTGGAAATCAACGCGCTCAACACCGTCTGGGATTTGTTCCTGCCCAAACCCTACCGTGACGGCGGCAAGGCCCAAGACGGTTGGGACATCGTGGGCTTGAAAACAGCCGTGCAAATACGCGGCACGCTCAACCATCCGCGCGACACCGATAAAGGCTGGACGGTCGAGATGGCGCTGCCCTGGCAGGCGTTGGGCGAATACGCGCACAAACCCGCGCCGCCGGCAGAGGGCGATCAATGGCGCATCAATTTCTCGCGCGTCGAATGGCAACATGAAATCGTGGACGGCAAATACCGCAAGGTCGCCAATACCAAAGAGGACAATTGGGTGTGGTCGCCGCAAGGCGTGATTGATATGCATCGGCCTGAAAAGTGGGGCTACGTGCGCTTTACCACTGCATCAACAAGCAAAAGTAAGAAGGAGAGGCAATGA
- a CDS encoding integration host factor subunit beta: MIKLDIINNVADKTGVPKMKAEVAVEALFEAMKDAMKRGERIELRGFGVFVVKPRKRGIGRNPRTGTQVAIPEGKTIRFKPGKELQA; encoded by the coding sequence GTGATCAAACTCGACATCATCAATAACGTAGCCGATAAAACTGGCGTGCCCAAAATGAAAGCCGAAGTGGCCGTCGAAGCCTTGTTTGAAGCCATGAAAGACGCGATGAAACGCGGCGAGCGCATCGAATTGCGCGGCTTCGGCGTCTTTGTCGTCAAACCCCGCAAACGCGGCATCGGGCGCAATCCGCGCACCGGCACCCAGGTCGCCATCCCGGAAGGCAAAACGATTCGCTTCAAACCGGGCAAAGAGTTGCAAGCTTAA
- a CDS encoding dCTP deaminase, protein MSVKSDRWITRMCREQEMIAPFEERLVRDIDGRRIISAGVSSYGYDLRLAEDGFRVFSPIVGAEIDPKNFDESTLIEAPLRSAPDGSRYWLLPPHSYALGVTVETFSIPRNVIGLCMGKSTYARSGLIVNTTPLEPGWRGRLVLEFSNSADLPIRIYANEGIAQVTFFESDEDCETTYADRQGKYQNQIGLVTPRL, encoded by the coding sequence GTGAGCGTCAAATCAGATCGCTGGATTACCCGGATGTGCCGCGAACAGGAGATGATCGCGCCGTTTGAAGAGCGGCTCGTCCGCGATATTGATGGCCGCCGCATCATTTCGGCAGGCGTGTCGAGTTACGGTTACGACTTGCGGCTGGCCGAAGACGGCTTCCGCGTTTTCTCGCCGATTGTCGGGGCGGAGATTGACCCGAAGAACTTCGACGAAAGCACGTTGATCGAAGCGCCGTTGCGTTCAGCGCCCGACGGCTCGCGCTATTGGCTGTTGCCACCACATTCTTATGCGCTGGGCGTAACGGTCGAAACGTTCAGCATTCCGCGCAATGTGATCGGCTTGTGCATGGGCAAGTCAACGTATGCGCGCAGCGGCCTGATCGTGAATACGACGCCGCTCGAACCGGGCTGGCGTGGGCGCTTGGTGCTGGAGTTTTCCAATTCGGCGGACTTGCCGATTCGCATCTACGCCAACGAAGGCATCGCGCAGGTGACGTTTTTTGAATCGGATGAAGATTGCGAAACCACCTATGCCGACCGGCAAGGGAAGTACCAGAATCAGATTGGGCTGGTGACGCCGCGCTTGTAA
- a CDS encoding carboxypeptidase regulatory-like domain-containing protein yields the protein MKQFVLLCLLAVCACISTLAQTVTTTEPTGVITGRVVLDNGQPAVGATVSATLQSRAARTAVTNAEGEFKLSGLPPAPYALTAQLPAYVMTPLTTATGEPQFFHIGDSATIQLIKGGVITGKATTANDEPVPGLTIKAIRLRDAAGKSLSPSTYHRRTDDRGSYRLFGLPSGTYIVCTDGTDVPWSFDADDQIEDAPTYYPASTRETATELTLASGDELANIDIRYRAERGRLVSGKVIGASGGYGINLYLKPAGSEIILAADWLQVRDRKVEEGIAFQFRGVADGEYDLTADRRNGDDEGGFANPRRIAVRGADVTGVELRLIPYGSLTGKLQLAEDKPPQSNSIKPSAADACASTPKRNSLFEETTIGIHPEEKFLRNESLRVAFSTRQGEFTIRYLTAGRYRFQSQWPNEDWYLRTITLPDARTKHSVDLGRTGLALKAGEKLSGVSIVIGTGAARLTGRVKAPEKFTAPLRVHLVPVEKEAAEDVLRYAETEAGPDGAFTLRQLAPGKYWIIARASEAAHERPLPLAWNQAEHLKLRRAAEVANVVIELQPCQQMKDYVLKYAPQ from the coding sequence ATGAAACAATTCGTTCTGCTTTGCCTGCTCGCCGTCTGCGCTTGCATTTCCACCTTGGCGCAAACCGTTACGACCACCGAACCAACCGGCGTCATCACCGGACGTGTCGTGCTCGACAACGGCCAGCCTGCCGTGGGCGCAACCGTCTCCGCTACGTTGCAGAGCAGAGCCGCGCGCACAGCCGTGACCAATGCCGAAGGCGAATTCAAACTATCGGGCCTGCCGCCCGCGCCATACGCGCTGACCGCGCAATTGCCCGCTTACGTGATGACGCCACTCACCACGGCTACGGGCGAGCCGCAGTTCTTTCACATCGGCGACAGCGCCACCATTCAATTGATCAAAGGCGGCGTTATCACCGGCAAAGCCACCACCGCCAACGACGAACCGGTGCCTGGCTTGACGATCAAGGCGATTCGCCTGCGCGACGCGGCGGGCAAATCGCTCAGCCCGTCAACCTATCACCGCCGCACCGATGATCGCGGCAGCTATCGTTTGTTTGGTCTGCCCTCCGGCACATACATCGTCTGCACCGATGGCACGGACGTTCCGTGGTCATTTGACGCCGATGACCAGATCGAAGACGCGCCGACTTATTACCCTGCAAGCACACGCGAAACGGCAACGGAACTCACGCTCGCCAGCGGCGATGAACTGGCGAACATAGACATCCGCTATCGCGCCGAACGCGGGCGGCTCGTCAGCGGCAAAGTGATTGGCGCCAGCGGTGGTTACGGCATCAACCTTTATCTCAAACCCGCCGGTAGCGAAATCATCCTGGCCGCTGATTGGCTTCAGGTACGGGATCGAAAAGTCGAAGAGGGCATCGCGTTTCAATTTCGCGGCGTGGCCGATGGCGAATACGATTTGACGGCTGATCGGCGCAACGGCGATGACGAAGGCGGCTTCGCCAACCCGCGCCGCATTGCGGTGCGCGGCGCTGATGTCACCGGTGTTGAGTTACGCCTCATCCCCTACGGCTCGCTTACCGGTAAGCTGCAACTCGCGGAAGACAAACCGCCGCAATCGAATTCAATTAAACCCTCAGCCGCTGACGCTTGTGCTAGCACGCCAAAACGCAATTCCCTTTTTGAAGAAACAACTATCGGTATCCATCCCGAAGAAAAGTTCTTGCGCAACGAAAGCCTGCGCGTGGCCTTCTCCACGCGCCAAGGCGAGTTCACCATCCGTTACCTAACCGCCGGGCGCTATCGCTTCCAATCGCAATGGCCCAACGAAGACTGGTACCTGCGCACCATCACGCTGCCGGATGCGCGCACGAAGCATTCGGTTGATTTAGGCCGCACAGGATTGGCGTTGAAGGCGGGCGAAAAACTCAGCGGGGTCAGTATCGTCATCGGCACTGGCGCTGCACGCCTGACGGGCCGCGTGAAAGCGCCTGAAAAATTCACCGCGCCCTTGCGCGTGCATCTGGTGCCCGTCGAAAAAGAGGCCGCCGAGGACGTGTTGCGTTATGCCGAAACGGAAGCCGGGCCTGACGGCGCATTCACCCTGCGCCAACTCGCGCCGGGCAAATACTGGATCATCGCGCGCGCCAGTGAGGCGGCGCATGAACGCCCGTTGCCGCTTGCGTGGAACCAAGCAGAACACCTCAAATTGCGGCGCGCGGCTGAGGTTGCCAACGTCGTGATTGAATTGCAGCCTTGCCAGCAGATGAAAGACTACGTGCTGAAATACGCGCCGCAATAA